The Carnobacterium divergens nucleotide sequence TAGTGTGAATAAAGGAGAAACGCTGTATGATACCGTCTTAACAATGGATGCCTTAGGAGTGGACGTCGCTGTTATTCGACACGGAGACGAAGCTTATTACGAAGAATTGATTGCTAGTACTGGAATTAAATTAGCCGTCGTAAACGGCGGTGATGGAAGTGGACAACACCCAAGCCAGTGTCTACTAGATTTGATGACAATTTATGAAGAATTCGGTCGTTTTGAAGGATTAAAAGTAGCCATCGTAGGCGATTTAACGCATTCAAGAGTAGCCAATTCTAACATGCAAATGTTAAAACGACTAGGAGCAGAAGTCTATTTTTCAGGTCCAGAAGAATGGTATGATCCAGCTTTTGACGAATTTGGCACCTATCTTCCAATAGATGAACTTGCACCACTTGTTGACGTCATGATGTTGTTACGTGTTCAACACGAACGCCATGAATATTATGGCAACTTTTCAAAAGAAAAATACCTTGCAATGCACGGATTAACAGAAGAAAGAGAACAAAAAATGAAAGAAATGGCGATTATCATGCACCCAGCGCCTGTTAATCGCGATGTTGAACTGCAAGGAACGTTAGTCGAGTGTGAGCGTTCACGTATTGTTCAACAAATGACTAATGGTGTATACACAAGAATGGCAATTTTAGAAGCAGTTTTATAAAGAGATGAATCAGCAACAGGTTCGATGGTTGAATTTGTTGCTGATTTTATGCGAATAAAAAAATTTGGAATGGAAAGAGGCGGTTTAAAAATGATCACATGGATAAAAAATGCAAAAATGCTAACTCATAAGGATACATTAGAACCTATTGAATTGCTAATTAAAGACACTAAAATCGAGGCAATCGGGCTAGAGTTAGAAAAAATAGGCTTAACAGCCGATAAAATCATTGACGCTAAGGGAAGTCTAGTGACGCCCGGCTTAGTAGACGTCCATGTTCATTTAAGAGAACCAGGATTCACGTATAAAGAAACCGTTGCCTCAGGAAGTTTAGCGGCTGCACGAGGAGGATTTACAACGGTGTGTGCCATGCCGAATACCAATCCGGTTCCAGATACACCAGGAAAATTCGCTGCCATACAACAAAAAATTAAAGACGATGCGGTCATAAAGGTGTTGCAATATGCACCCATTACAACCGGTTTAAAAAGTGAAGAGCTTGTAGACCAAGCAGCATTAATTAAAGAAGGCGCATTTGCCTTTACAAATGATGGCGTTGGAGTTCAAACGGCAGGTACAATGTATTTAGCCATGCAAGAAGCCGCCAAAAATAACGTAGCCATTGTCGCTCACACAGAAGATGATTCCTTATTATTTGGAGGCGTCATGCATCAAGGTGGCATGTCTGAAAAACTAAATTTACCAGGGATTTTAAGCATTACTGAAGCGTCTCAAATTGCTCGAGATGTGTTATTAAGTGAAGCAACTGGGGCTCATTATCATGTCTGTCATGTTTCAACAAAAGAAAGTGTGCGGGTTATTCGCGATGCTAAACGAGCAGGAATTCACGTAACTGCAGAGGTTACTCCTCATCATTTACTACTCTGTGAAGACGATATCCCTGGAGACACTGGCATTTATAAAATGAATCCACCACTGAGAGGTGAAGACGATCAAGCAGCTTTACTTGAAGGATTATTAGATGGAACACTTGATTTTATTGCAACGGACCATGCCCCCCACGGCAAGGAAGAAAAAGAAGCTTCTATGTTAACTTCCCCCTTTGGAATTGTCGGTATCGAAACGGCTTTTGCTTTAATGTATACCCATTTTGTAAAAACGGGAATTGTAACCTTCACTCAACTGATTGAATGGATGAGCACCAAACCAAGCGACGTTTTCCAATTAAATTCAGGAAGAATCGCTGTTGGCGAAACAGCCGACTTGGCCTTTTTCAATCTTGAAGAAGAAGAAGTCATCGATGCAGCTGATTTTAAATCACTAGCAAGCAACACACCATTTATTGGATGGACGGTATCAGGCTTAACAGAAATGACCATAGTTGACGGAAAACTAGTCTATTCGAAAGGGGCATAATCAATGGATCGCTTATTATTACTAGAAGATGGCACAATATTTAAAGGCAAAGGATTTGGAGCACCGCAAGAAGTAACCGGAGAAGTAGTCTTTACAACCGGGATGACAGGTTACCAAGAAACGATTACGGATCAGTCCTACAATGGTCAAATGATTGCTTTTACATTTCCACTTGTAGGCAATTACGGCATTAATCGGGACGATTTCGAGTCCATTGAACCTACTTGTAAAGGTGTTATTGTAAAGGAGCATGCGCGAGTTGCATCGAATTGGCGTAACCAAATGACCCTAGACGAATTTCTAAAAAAACGCAACATCCCAGGGATATCTGGAATTGATACAAGAAAATTAACCCGACTTCTAAGAGATAAAGGAACGATTAAGGGCATGATTACGAATGATACAAAAGACCTAGAACATGCTTTTGATCAGTTAAGAGCGATTGTCTTGCCAACGAATCAAGTCGCTCAAGTGTCAACTACAAAAGCATACCCAAGTCCAGGGAACGGTCGAAATATTGTTGTAATTGATTTTGGCCTAAAGCACAGTATTTTAAGAGAATTAAGCAACCGAAATTGTCACTTAACGGTTTTACCCTACGATACAGACAGCCAAACTATTTTAGATTTACAACCGGATGGCGTGATGTTAACAAACGGTCCTGGAGATCCAAAAGATGTCCCAACAGCGCTAGAGATGATTCGAGGGATTCAAGGAAAGGTGCCGATTTTCGGTATCTGTTTAGGGCACCAACTGATTGCACTGGCAAATGGAGCCGATACGTTTAAATTAAAATTTGGTCATCGTGGTTTTAATCATCCAGTAAAAGAGATTGCGACTGGACGCATTGACTTCACCTCTCAAAATCATGGGTACGCAGTAGATCATAAAACAATAGCGGGAACCGATTTAATTGTGACTCATACTGAATTAAACGATGGAACCGTTGAAGGAATCAAACACCGGGATCATCCAGTTTTCAGTGTTCAATTTCATCCAGATGCAGCACCGGGCCCACATGATGCGGTTCATTTATTTGATCAATTTATGGAATTAATCGACGCTGGAAAGGAGCAACAATCGGATGCCTAAAAGAAGTGATTTAAAGAAAATATTAGTAATCGGTTCCGGACCAATTGTCATTGGACAAGCGGCCGAATTTGATTATGCCGGCACACAAGCCTGTTTAGCATTAAAAGAAGAGGGATATGAAGTTGTTTTAATCAACTCAAATCCAGCAACTATTATGACGGATCAAGAGATTGCAGATAAAGTTTACATTGAACCGATTACCTTGGAATTTGTATCTAGTATCCTTAGAAAAGAGTTGCCTGACGCAATCGTACCAACCTTAGGAGGGCAAACGGGCTTAAATATGGCCATGGAATTAGCCAACTCTGGCATCTTAGAAGAGTTGTCCATCGAATTGTTGGGGACAAAATTAAGTGCAATTGACCAAGCGGAAGACCGCGATTTATTTAGGCAATTAATGCATCAACTTGGCGAGCCCGTTCCTGAAAGTGACATTGTTCATACGGTTGCTGAAGCGGTTAAATTTTCAGAACAAGTTGGATTTCCATTAATTGTTCGACCTGCT carries:
- a CDS encoding aspartate carbamoyltransferase catalytic subunit codes for the protein MTTTIQKLHLENLVSVEALSNKEVMALIKRAGEFKKGAVYAPPEQKYAVNLFFENSTRTHKSFEMAEKKLGIDIIDFEVSTSSVNKGETLYDTVLTMDALGVDVAVIRHGDEAYYEELIASTGIKLAVVNGGDGSGQHPSQCLLDLMTIYEEFGRFEGLKVAIVGDLTHSRVANSNMQMLKRLGAEVYFSGPEEWYDPAFDEFGTYLPIDELAPLVDVMMLLRVQHERHEYYGNFSKEKYLAMHGLTEEREQKMKEMAIIMHPAPVNRDVELQGTLVECERSRIVQQMTNGVYTRMAILEAVL
- a CDS encoding dihydroorotase; translation: MITWIKNAKMLTHKDTLEPIELLIKDTKIEAIGLELEKIGLTADKIIDAKGSLVTPGLVDVHVHLREPGFTYKETVASGSLAAARGGFTTVCAMPNTNPVPDTPGKFAAIQQKIKDDAVIKVLQYAPITTGLKSEELVDQAALIKEGAFAFTNDGVGVQTAGTMYLAMQEAAKNNVAIVAHTEDDSLLFGGVMHQGGMSEKLNLPGILSITEASQIARDVLLSEATGAHYHVCHVSTKESVRVIRDAKRAGIHVTAEVTPHHLLLCEDDIPGDTGIYKMNPPLRGEDDQAALLEGLLDGTLDFIATDHAPHGKEEKEASMLTSPFGIVGIETAFALMYTHFVKTGIVTFTQLIEWMSTKPSDVFQLNSGRIAVGETADLAFFNLEEEEVIDAADFKSLASNTPFIGWTVSGLTEMTIVDGKLVYSKGA
- a CDS encoding carbamoyl phosphate synthase small subunit; amino-acid sequence: MDRLLLLEDGTIFKGKGFGAPQEVTGEVVFTTGMTGYQETITDQSYNGQMIAFTFPLVGNYGINRDDFESIEPTCKGVIVKEHARVASNWRNQMTLDEFLKKRNIPGISGIDTRKLTRLLRDKGTIKGMITNDTKDLEHAFDQLRAIVLPTNQVAQVSTTKAYPSPGNGRNIVVIDFGLKHSILRELSNRNCHLTVLPYDTDSQTILDLQPDGVMLTNGPGDPKDVPTALEMIRGIQGKVPIFGICLGHQLIALANGADTFKLKFGHRGFNHPVKEIATGRIDFTSQNHGYAVDHKTIAGTDLIVTHTELNDGTVEGIKHRDHPVFSVQFHPDAAPGPHDAVHLFDQFMELIDAGKEQQSDA